GAATGCCGACCACACGAACCTCACCCATCTGTGTCCGCCCTTCGCGCCGATAGCCTGCAAAATTTGAGTCTAATCCTCAGCGATCAAGAACGTCGCGCACCGCCGACTTGATCAATGACGTGTGCAACGTGATGGCGAGCGCCGCCACCTCACGCGCCAGATCGTCGGCGCGGTCCCGGGCACCTGCCTTACCCGCCTTGACCACAGGCCCCGCGATCTGTGCGATCAGGTCAGACTGACGGTCGGCCGCCGATCGGAACGCGCGGAGGTGACGCGCTTCGACGCCGTAGTCCGCCAGCGCGCGAGCGCACTGGGCGATCGTCACGGAGTGCTCGTCGAAGAAGCCGGCCCGGCCGGGAGTGATCACGCCCGCCTTGACCAGTGCCGTCAGGAGTTCGTCGTCGACGCCAGAGCGATTCAGCAGGTCCTCGCGTGACAGCCGCACCTGCGTCGGCGCGACGCCTGATACCCCGGCGCCGGAGTCTGGATCGTCGCCCGACACCGGCACCAAACGCGGTACCCCGTAAGCGGATCCGGTGTGCGGCAACTCGCCGTCGGGATGGGCGTCCAGCTGCGCCTTGATGACTTTCAAGGGCAGGTACTGGTCGCGCTGGGCGGTCAGGACGAACCGCAGACGGGCGCAGTCGTAGGCGGTGAACCGACGGTAGCCCGACGCCGTGCGCTCTGGCGTGACCAGTCCTTCGGCCTCCAGGAACCTGATCTTGGAGATGGTCACGTCCGGGAAGTCCGGTCGCAGCAGATCGAGGACCGCTCCGATCGACATCCCAGTCAGAGCGGGGGTGTCGGGCTGACTCATTTACTCTTCGCGCAAGCGCTCATCGGGGTCACGCTCTTCGCGCAAGCGCTCATCGGGGTCACGCTCTTCGCGCAAGCGCTCATCGGGGTCACGCTCTTCGCGCAAGCGCTCATCGGGGTCACGCTCTTCGCGCAAGCGCTCATCGACCACTAGCCGGGCCCACCTTCGTCGTCACCCTTGGGCCCGGTCAGGAACACCAGGCGGAACTTGCCGATCTGCACCTCGTCGCCGTTGGCGAGCACCGCGGAATCCACGGGCTCCCGGTTGACGTAGGTGCCGTTAAGACTGCCGACGTCGACGACCTGGAACTCGTTGCTCTCGAGCCTGAACTCGGCGTGACGACGGCTCACCGTCACATCATCGAGGAAAATGTCGCTATCGGGATGTCGACCCGCCGACGTGGTGGGCTGATCCAGCAGAAACCGTGAGCCGGCGTTGGGTCCGCGCTTGACGACCAGCAGGGCAGAACCGACGGGCAGGCCCTCGACCCCCGTGACCGCTCCTTCGGAGCCCGCCGCTGCCGGGGCGTCCAACTCGTTGAGAAAGTCCGCGCGGAAGACTGATGTCGTTTCCACGGTGACATCGTCAGACGTCTGGTCCGCCCCGGAATTCTGGTCCTTGTCCGTCACCCGCTGCTCCTCACTGGCCGCTGTGGCGATATGGCGATATCAGGCCAACCCTCAGCCGAAAGTTCGTCTTGTGTCGACCGTACCGCGAGGCGGACTCCGTTGTGTCCACCACCGCCGGATCCGCCTCTGGTTGGTTATCCGGTCTGCAGAACCCTAACAACCCGTCATTCGCTCACTGTGGCGCGGTAGCCGTCGGCGTCCAGAAGCTTGCCAAGGCCGTCGGCCAGCGCACCGGAGTCGACCTGCAGGTCCAGCAGCCAACCTGCGCCGTAGGGGTCGGAGTTGACGAGCTGGGGATTGCCCTCTAGATCACCATTCACCGCAAGGACTTTCGCGCTGAGCGGCGCGTACAGGTCCGAAACCGACTTCGTGGACTCCACCTCGCCGAACGACTCGCCCGCGGTCACGTCGGCGCCGACGTCCGGCAACTGGACGAAAACGACGTCGCCCAACGCTGACTGCGCGTAGTCGGTGATCCCGACGCGGACGGTGTCGTCACCGGTGCGCTGCACCCACTCGTGTTCCTCGGTGTAGTGCAGGTCGGCTGGGATTTCGCTCACGGCGCTCCTTCTTCTCATTCGCGGTTCACCGCGGTGTTGTCATTCGCGGTTCACCGCATTGTTCTCATTCGCGGTTCACCGCGGTTGTCTCCGCGGGTTCGTTGCTGTCGCGCGCTCAGCTCACTTGACTGGCTGAGCGTATTGGCGAGGTTTCGGTTGCCGCAAGGCGGTGATGTCCACTCTGTCGGACTGCTGCACGTCCATCGAGCCGCCGACCCGCTCGACGCTGTCCGTCGCGCCGCCGGGAATGTTCATCGCCGCAGCCAGTGTGGGTGGATCACCAATCGCCAGAACTGAATACGGCGGGTTGAGTGTCACACTGTCGGCGACCAGCGCGCCGGGGCTCCCGACAAGCCAGGTGTCCAGGCCCACGCGTACCGCAGATCCTCCCCCGCGGATCTCCATCGCTTCGGCCCCGGCGTTGCGCAGCTCGTTGATCACATCGAGCATCGTTTCGGCCGGCACTCCCGGGGTGGTGTCGGTGATGGTCAGCGTCACGCCCGGGCCGGTGGCGGGCACCGTGCCGATCAGGATCGACAGCGCGGCAAGCCGAGCCTGCGCGCTCTCGATCGCCGCTTGATCGCTGCTGCCGGAGGCCTGCAGTTGCGCCAGCGTGCGCTGCAGTTCGGCCACTTCGGTGTTCAGGGCCGCCTCGCGTTGCTGCAGGGAGTCCAAGAGCACCAGCAGGTCGGCGGGGCGGGCGGTCTCCAGCGAGTCGCCCGATTCGGTCTGCCGCACCTGCGTGATGATCGCCAGCCCCAGCAGCACGCACAGCACCATGGCGAGTGCACCGAACACGATCTGCGACCGACCGCGCGCCGCGACGCCGACGACCCCGCCGCGATGCAGCTCGCCGATCTCGGGTGACGGCGCATCCGGCGGCAATTCGTGGCGGCCGTGCTGATCGGGCTCGGCCGAGTGGGCAGGGGTGTCGTCGGTCAAGGGGTCACGCGCCGAACAGTCTGCGCCGCAACGCGGCCGCGTTCCCGAAGATCCGGATGCCCAGCACCACGATGATGGCGGTGGACAGCTGTGTGCCGACCCCCAGTTGGTCTCCGACGTAGACGATGAGCGCGGCGACCAACACGTTGAACACAAAGGACACGACAAACACCTTCGAATCGAAGATGCGTTCCAGATAGGCGCGCAGACCGCCGAACACGGCGTCGAGTGCGGCGACGACGGCGATCGGTAGATACGGCTGGACGAACTCGGGCACGTCCGGGTGGAACACCAACCCGAGGACGATGCCGATGACGAGTGCGGCGATCCCGATCACGACTGTGGCTTCATCTGCTGATCACTGCCCAATCTCCTTGGCGAAGTTGACTTCCCGAATCGGACTCGCCGGCAGGGTGAGCGCCTCGGAGGTGCTCACCTGGACTCCGACACCGTACGACGTTTCCAGCAGCCGAAGCCGGTGCAGTCCGGCACTGCGATCGAAGATGTCCTGCATCGCGTGGGGCGGTCCGACGGCGAGAATGACGTATGGGCTGCTGATCGGTTGATTGTCGACGAGGATGCTGCTGCCCGCCTGCCGGATCGTCACGTTCGGCCCGATGCGCACACCGCCGACCGAGACCGCCTCCGCGCCGCTGAGCCATAGCGAATTGACCACCTGCTGCAGGTCGCGGTCGAGGATCACCTGCTGACTGCCGGGCACCCGCTCCTTCGACACGTCGGACAGGTCCACCGACATTCCCGGATCGTTGACGGTGATCTGCAGACCCGGCCCGATCACGGCGGTGGCCGCGGCGGCGAGGTTCGATTCGTCGAGTTGGCCAAGCAGTTGTTGGCCGCGCGCGTCACCCTCCAGGCGTTGGCGCTGTTCGGTGTCCACCTCGGCGGCCAGCGCATCGCGTCGGCTCGAGGCGTCGGCCACCGCCGCCTCGGCGGAACGCACGCTGCCGGAGAGCACGTGTTGGGTCTCCCGCACGCCGGGTGCGGTGGACCGGGCCTGGCCGACCGCGGCGACGAATACCAGCGCAATCAACACCGCGCCCGTGATCTGCCACGCCCACGTCTGCCACCGCTTGCGCTGCTCGCCGTGTTCTTTCGCATCCGCGGCCGCCTGGTAGCCGGGATCCAGATGGTCCGACAACAGGGAGCGCAGTAACGACGGCACCGGAATCAACGTCGGGCGATTCGCCACATGGGCGCTTCGTCCGGCTTCCGGGTCGTAGCCGCCGAGCTGACTCATCATCACTCCGGTGGCCTCAGCGGCCCACTTTGGGCATTTGACGCATCACCATCGAAACCTGGATCAGATACAGCACGCCCGACCATAGGTACATCGCCAGACCCCAGATCAGGAACGCCCAGCCGCACGCGAGAATCACCCGGCTCCACAACGCATCCCACTGCCCGAGCAGAATCAGCGGAAGCCCCGACATCAGCGCGAACGTCGCCGCCTTGCCGATGTAGGTGACCGGTAGCGCGGTCAGCCCCCTACTGCGCAGCAGTGGCAGCGTGGCGGCCAGCACGACGTCGCGACCGAGCAGGGTCAGCACGATCCACCACGGCACCGATCCGTGAATGGCCATCGCGATCGGGATGGCGACCATGTAGATGCGGTCCACTGCCGGGTCCAGCAGCTCTCCGAGCCGCGACGACTGATTGTCGACCAGCCGCGCGATCTTGCCGTCGGCCCAGTCCGAGACGCCGCTGAACATGAGCACGGCCACGGCCCATGCGTTCTCGTGCACCACCAGCAGCAGCCAGAGGAAAACCGGCACCAGCACCAGACGTAGCGCGCTGAGCACGTTGGGCACCGTCAGTACCCGGTCGCGCGGCTCCTGCATGGATAGAACCTAGCGGAATACCCCCGGCAAACTCAGCGCCGACAAGGTGTCGTCGGCCAGCGGGTTGTCGTGCACCATGTACGTCCACGTCGAGGTCGGCCGGGCCAGCTTGGACAGGTCGACGCCCGGTTCGTCCTCGATCGAGGCCGCCGTGTCGAAGGTCTGCTGCGCGGCCTCGATCGCGTCGGCGGCCAGCGAGGCGAACGCGTCGACGGCCATCCGGTGGAATTCGTCGAGCGGGTTCTGCCTGCCGAGGGCCCGCAGATGGATGCTCTCCCGGATGTCAGCGAGGAACGCCAGGTGATCGGCCCAGCCGCGGTCGAGGTGGTAGAGCATGATCAGGCGGCAGATCTTCTCGAGTTTCTCCTCGCCGACCTGCTCCACCAGCTCGTCGTAGCGGTCCGGCGACAGCTCCCGCAGCTCGTCGCGCGCGGTCGGCGTGCGCAACAAGGTGTCGCGGCGCTCCACCAGGATGGCGCGCTGCTGAGCGATCAGCTGGTTGTAGCGCCACGTGTTGGCGTGCACGTCGAGCATGCGGCCCTCGGCGATGCGCTGTGCGCTGTCCAGGTAGCTGGCCGCCTTGGGGCTGACGATGCGGCCGTCTTCGTCGGTCTGCATCGGCAACTTGTTCGCATCGAGGTGAGCGGCCACCACGTCGTCTTCCCAGCTGGAGAAGAACACCGACGATCCTGGGTCGCCCTGACGTCCGGCGCGTCCGCGCAGCTGATTGTCCAGCCGCTCGGTGTTGTGCCGCCCGGTGCCGATGACGTGCAGCCCGCCCAGTTCGGCGACGTCGTCATGGTCGGCTTCGTCGGACCCGCCGAGCCGGATGTCAGTTCCGCGACCGGCCATCTGGGTGGACACCGTCACCGATCCGAGCGCGCCGGCCTCGGCGATGACCGCGGCTTCCTCAGCGTCGTTCTTCGCGTTGAGCACGACGGCGGGCACCCCCGCCTTGACCAGGCGCTCGTGCAGGTCCTCAGACTCGGCGACGTCGCGAGTACCGACCAGCACCGGCTGGCGGGTCTTGTGCACCTCGACGATGTGCTCGACGATCGCGGCGGCCTTGGCAGCCGCAGTGACGTATACGCGATCCTCTTCGTCCTCGCGAATGTTGGGAGTATTCGGGGGAATTGGCGACACACCGAGTTTGTAGAACTGGCGTAGCTGCTCGCCGGCCGCCAAGGCGGTGCCGGTCATGCCGCACACCGTCGGGTACCGGTCGATGAGGGCCTGGACTGTGATCGTGTCGAGCACCTCGCCGGTCTCGGTGGTCTCGATGCCCTCTTTGGCCTCCACCGCGGCCTGCAGTCCGTCGGGCCAGCGCTGCAGCTGGGCAATGCGGCCACGCGAGGAGTTGATGAGGTGCACGGCGTTGTCACGAACGATGTAGTGCACGTCGCGTTGCAACAGCACGTGGGCGTGCAGCGCGACGTTGACCTCGGTCAGGGTGGAGCCGACGTGTTCCTCGGAGTACAGGTTGATACCGCCGAGCTTGGCTTCGAGCTTCTGCGCACCGCTCTCGGTGAGGTGCACGTTGCGGCTGTCGGAGTCGGTCTCGTAGTCCTTGCCCTCGGTCAGTTCGCCGACCATCCGGATCAGTTCGACTTTGGGGGTCTCGCGGTGCGTGGTGCCCGCCAATACCAACGGCACCAAGGCTTCGTCGACGAGCACCGAGTCGGCTTCGTCGATCACCGCGACATCGGGGTTCGGCGACACCAGATCGTCGACGTCGGTGACCAGTTGGTCCCGCAGGACGTCGAACCCGATCTCGTTGACCGAGCCGTAGGTGACGTCGCATTCATAGGCCTTGCGCCGCTCGTCGGCCGTCGATTCGGCGGTGACCCAGCCGACGGTCAGGCCCAGCGCTTCGATCAGCGGGCCCATCCACCCGGCGTCGCGGCGAGCCAGGTAGTCGTTGATCGTGATGACGTGCACATGCCGGCCGCCGATCGCATACCCCGCTGCGGCTATGGCACCCGAGAGGGTTTTGCCTTCACCGGTGGCCATCTCGACGACATCGCCCGCAAGCATCCGCAGGGCCGCATGCAGTTGCACGTCGAACGGCCGCAGTGAGGTGGTCCGGACGGATGCCTCGCGTGCGATCGCCAGGAATTGCGGAATGTCCGCGGAATCGGCGAGGTCGTCGAGATTCAGCAGCCTGGCGGCTTTGAGCAGTTGCTCGTCGTCGAGGTCAGCGGCCTTCGCGTCGAACTCCGCCGAGTCGCTCACCTGAGCCATCGACGACGCCTGGTCCCTGTCGGTGCTCGCCCCGAGCATCCGCCAGAACCGACTGCTGACACGACCTGAGGTGCGGGTTTTGGTCTTCGCCACAGCTTTACGGTACGCGGCCCGCCTCGGCGGGCGTGACCACACGTCAGCCGGCGGACGCGAAGTCGACGCGCACGCAGTCCGCGACGGCTTCGAAGCCGATTCGCTGATAAATGGAGTTGGAAACCGGGTTGGCGAGATCGGCGAACAGCACCACGTCGGCGGTTCCGCTGCGATGTGCGAGTTGGGCGGCGGCGGCGGTGACGGCCGATCCGTAGCCGTGGCCGCGGCAGTCGGGCGGCGTGAACACGGGGCCGATCCGCGACGCGTCCGCCGCCGGTGCGCGCAGCATCGCCATGCTCACCAGGACGTCATCGACGGTCCACAGCGTGAAGCGGTCTCCCTTGCGCTCCGCCGCGTCGACGAACTCGGCTCCGTCGTTCGACACCCCGCTGAAGGCCTCACCGAAGAACTGCCCCACCCAGTCGACGATCAGATCGCGGTCCTCGTCGGTGGCAAGCCGGCCCGAGCCGCGGACTCCGACAGGAGTGCGCAACGTTCCCAGCCGATAGAGCCGCTCCTCGGTGTTCACGGTCGCGGTTTGTCCGGTCATGGCTTGCCACGCTTCGGCGAAGGTGAGCGCAGTTGTGCGCATACCGCGAACGCCGGGCAGTCCGGGCCGCCGATCGACGAGCTCCGCGGTAGCGGCGTCGACAGCACTAGGCGGAATTCCGCTGCACACCAACGGATAGGGCGGCGTCTGCAGAGCCGCACCCAACGGTTCACCGTCCCGCCATAAAGTCAGCAGCAGCGAGTCGTCCGGAAAGGTTCCGCCAAGCAGCAGCGTCAGCTCGATGGTGTGGGCGACGGGGTCGCGTCGATACAACGGCTCCGCGAAGGCGCGGAACTCGTCGACGGAATCATGAAGCCGCACATCCATCTATCCAGCATGTGTGCCGGCCGCCCGGCGCGTCGAGTGAATTTCCGCGCGCTCGTGCACGGCGACCGACCGCATTTGTACGGATTGACCCGGCGTGTCGTGTGCAGACACGGCCGCTCGCGAGGAGGAGGGACGCCCGGGATCAGCCCAGATTGGAGCGGCGCGGGTATGCCACCGTCGGATCGGTCAGTGTGTTGACGACCGCGGGCAGTCCGGCGGCGAAGGCCCGCTCCAGCGCCGGCCGCAGGTCGGCCGGCGTCGCCACCAGTTCACCGTGGCCACCCAGTGCGGTGACGACCTGGTCGTAGCGGGTGCCGGGCCGCAACTCGGCCACCACCGAGTAGCCGTACAGCATCTCCATGGGGTGTTTTTCCAGCGCCCAGATTCCGTTGTTGCCGATTATCGACACCACGTGAACTCCGTGCCGCACCAGCGTGTCCCACTCCATCCCGGAGAACCCGAATGCACCGTCGCCTTGCAGCAGCACGACCTGCCGGTCGGGCCGGGCCAGCTTCGCGGCCAGCGCATAACCGGGTCCCGACCCCAGGCAGCCGAACGGGCCGCTGTCCAGCCACGCGCCGGGCACATAGCTGTCGATGACCCGGCCCGCGTAGGAGCCGAAATCGCCGGCGTCGATGACGACGATCGCGTCGCGGTCCAGCAGCTCGCTTAGTTCGGCGTACACCCGCATCGGGTGCAGCGGCGTGCGGTCATCGGCCAACTCGGCGGCCTCTGCGGCCCGCGCGGTGGTTTCCGTGGTGCGCAGATCGGCGATCCAGGCCTCGTGGTCGGATCGCGTCGCGCTCGCCAGCGCGGCCAGGGTGGTTGTCAGATCCCCGTACATTTCGGCGGCGACCTCGCGAGGATGCGGTCGGTCGGGTTGAACGCGGTCGACCACGAGCAGGGTGGTGTCGGGTCCGAACACGCCGCCGAAGCCCAGCCGGAAGTCCATCGGCACGCCGATGACGACGGCAACGTCGGCCTCCCGCAACGCTTTCGACCGCGCTCGCGAAAATGCGAGGTCGTGATCGGCGGGCACAGTGCCGCGCGCCATGCCGTTCATCAGCACTGGGATACGCAGCGTTTCGGCCACGCGCAGCAGTGCGGTCTCGCCATGGCCCCACCACACGTTGGTGCCCGCCATGATGACGGGCCGCTGGGCCTCGCTGAGCAGCCGGACGGCCACGTCGACGGCATTGGCGTCAGGCGGCACCGACGCCGACGTACCGGGCAGCGCGCCCGGTGCGCCATCGTCATGAGCGATGCCGAATACGTGATCCATCGGGAAGTCGACGAACGACACCCCGGTCGACTGGCCGCCGACTCCCGCCGCGGCGCGCAGCGCGTCGTCGATCAGCGAGCCGACGGCGTCCGGCGACTGCGCGGTCGCCGCGAATCGGGTCAGCGGCGCAACGAACGGTACGTGGTCGATTTCCTGCAGCGAGCCCTGTCCCCAGCGCGCCGCGGGTGCGCGGCCACCGAGCACCACCAGTGGCGATTGGTTCTGTTGAGCGGCGGCCATTGCGCTCATCCCGTTGGTGACGCCGGGTCCGGCGGTGAGTGCCGCCACGCCGGGTACGCGGGTCACCTTCGACCAGCCCTCGGCGGCGAACGCCGCGGTCTGTTCGTGTCGAGTGTCGATCAGGCGAATGTTCTCGGCGTGGCAGCCGTCGTAGATGGAGAACAGATGTCCGCCGGACAGCGTGAAGACGGTGTCGATTCCGCTGGCTCGCAGTCGCCGGGCGATGAGGTGTCCGGCGTTGACGGAAGAGGCATCGGAAGCGGGAGCGTCATTGCTCATGGAGGCAGCATAATCAGCGCGTGCCAAACTCTTCGCAAACGCAAGTACTCATCGCCGGCGCCGGTCCTGTCGGACTCACCGCGGCCATCGAGCTGGCGCGCCGCGGTGTCGACTGCCGCATCGTCGATCCGCTTCCGGAACCGGTGCAGTATGCGAAAGCCGTTGGTGTGCAGCCACGTACGCTCGAAGTCTTCGAATCGATGGGCTTGTTGGGACGCATTCTGGACGCGGCCGTCGAGATGCACGGGCAGATCGTATATGTCAACGGCGAGAAGGTCGGCCAGGTCGAGTTCGCGATTCCGTCCGATGTGCCCTTCGGGTTCATCGCGATACCGCAGTACGCCACCGAACGAATTTTGCGCGAGGAACTGGCCCTGCGTGGCGTCGAGGTCGAGCGCGGGGTGCGGGTCGGCGGGTTCGAGCAGGACGGCGACGGCGTCCGCGTCACGCTGACCGGTCACGGGGGCGATCAGACCGTGCAGGCCGGTTTTCTCATCGGCGCCGACGGTGCGCACAGCGTCGTGCGCAAGACCCTTGGGTTGACGTTCGAGGGCGCGGCGTTCGAGGAGCAGTACATGCTCGGCGACGTCGAGGTGGATTGGTCGGCGCCCCGCGGTTACGCGATCCGCGCCATGCATCAGACCGACGGCGTGACCGACGAGCTGCTGGTGTGCATTCCCCTGCCGGGCCGCGGCCGGTACCGCATGTCGATGCTCGTGCCCCCCGAGCTGTCCGCCGCACCGTCGCAGGGCATCGCGCACGGGTTCGAGGGTGAGCGCAAACCCGAGCTGAGCCATGTGCAGGCGGTGCTCGACCGGCTCTCGCCGGAACCGACGACGGCACGAAACATGCGCTGGTCCTCCGTCTTTCGGATCAGTCACCGGATCGTCGACGCGTACGGGCGGGGCCGGGTGTTCGTCGCGGGCGACGCCGCGCACATCCATCCGCCGACGGGCGCCCAGGGGATGAACACCGGCATCCAGGACGCGCACAACCTCGCGTGGAAGCTCGCGCTCGCGGTGTCCGGCCGCGCGGCGCCCGGTCTGCTCGACAGCTACGACGCCGAGCGCCGCCCCGTCGGCGAAGAGGTTGTGGGCCGGACGGTACGCAGTGCGCGTGAGGGCATCGGCGCCGATTCCACCGACGTCGACTACGTGATCCGTCGCGAGGCCCAGCTGCTGATCAACTACGCCGACTCCCCCATCGTGGGAACCGACGCCGGTGCCCGGGCGCCCGACGCGACGGGTCTGACCCGTGCCGCGGTCACCGGGCCGCTGCGGCTGTTCTCACTGTTCGGGCTTGGGCACACGCTGCTGCTGTACGCGGACGGCGGCGCCGGACCCTCCGATGTCGAGCAGTTCGAGCGGGCCGCCGACGCAGCGACAGCGATCGCCGGCGGTCATCTCAACGTGTATCTGGTCGCCGCGCCCGGCGCCGACGTCGCAGGCACGGTACTGCCGTTGGTGCGCGATGCGGAGTCGAATTTCGCGACGGCGTACTCGGCGACCGGTCATTCCAGCTTCCTTGTCAGGCCAGACGGATACCTCGGATTCGCCGGTGCGCACGAGGATGTCGACGCTCTGACGGTGCACCTGCGGAAGACGTTCAACTGACCGCGGCCCGCGAGGACCGTCGCGCGGTCCGCACTGCGGTAGCTTCGCCGCACGCCGGTTGGTGTGCTGGGGGTGGCGCCGCTTGAACTCACAGTTCGAGTCGTCCATCGACTGGAGCCGCGAACTCGGCAATTCTGCGATCTGGATTGTGCAGACTTTCGTCATCACGGCGGTGTGCCTCGTCGTGGTCTTGGTTCTCCTCGGCCGTATGACCGAGTGGGGGCGCCAGTTCTGGCGCATCACGTCGGGCTATTTCACCGGCAGGCAGAGCGCGTCGGTGTGGGCGGTCGTCGGCGTCCTGCTGCTCTCGACGATCGTTTCGGTGCGCATCAACGTGCTCCTCACCTACTACGTCAACGACTTGTTCACCGCGGTACAGATTGCGTTTCAGGGCGGTACCGACGAGGCGGTGCGGTCTTCGGGCATCGACGGGTTCTGGGCATCCATCGCGGTGTTCGGCATCCTCGCCGGGTGTTACCTCGTGCGACTGCTCATAGACATGTACGTGACCCAGCGATTCATGATGCGGTGGCGAATCTGGTTGAGCCAACGCTACATCGGCGACTGGCTCAGCGACTTCGCCTACTTTCGCGCCCAGTTCACCCGTCGGCCCATCGACAACCCCGACCAGCGAATCCAGCAGGACATCGACAGCTTCACCGCGGGCGTCGGCGGCGACCCGAACAACCCGATCTTCAACTCGGGCAACACCCTGTTGTTCGGCGCGGTGCACGCCGTGGTGTCGGTGCTGTCGTTCGGTGCGATTCTCTGGCGGCTGTCCGAACCTGTCACCGTCGGCGGCATGGTGCTGCCCAAGGCGCTGTTCTGGATCGTGATCGCCTACGTGTTGGTGGTGACGATCGTCGCCTTCGTCATCGGCCGTCCGTTGATTCGCTTGAGTTACTTCAACGAACTGCGTAACGCGGGCTTCCGGTATGCGTTGGTGCGGTTACGCGATACCGGTGCCGCCGTGGGCCTGTATCGCGGTGAGAATGCGGAACGCAAACTGCTCGACGGGCGACTCTCCGACGTCATGCGCAACTACCGCAGCTGGTTGAACCGGATGATGCTGTTCTTCGGCTTCAACGTGACGATGAGTCAGGCGATCAATCCCCTTCCGTGGATCGTGCAGGCGCAAGCGCTTTTCGCACAACGGATTTCGTTCGGCGATGTATGGCAGTCGTCGAACGCGTTCACCGAGATCCACAACTCGCTGTCGTTCTTCCGCAACGCCTACGACCAATTCGCGAGCTATCGTGCGGTCATCATCCGGCTGGACGGGTTGGCCGAGCAGAACTCGCGAGCGGGGATGTTCACTTCGGTCGACACCGCGGGGTCGATTGACGATTCGTTGGAGATCGACGATGTCGATGTCCGCATGCCCAACGGCGACTTACTCGTGCGCGGGCTGGGGCTGCGGCTCGATCCGGGCGATGCGCTGTTGATCAGCGGGCGGTCCGGGGTCGGCAAGACGGTCCTGCTGCAGAGCCTGGCCGGCTTGTGGCCCTTCGCCACGGGCAGCGTCCGGTCTCCCGCCGGCCGTGCCGGCGCGATGTTCGTCCCGCAACTGCCCTACCTGCCGCTCGGCGACCTGCGTGCCATCACGTGCTATCCCCTCGAGAAGGGGCCGGACGACCGGGAGATCCAAGAGGCTCTCGTCAAGGTCGCACTGTCACACCTCGCGATCCGCCTCAACGAGGCCCAGGACTGGGCAAAGGTGCTTTCCGTGGGCGAGCAGCAACGCCTCGCGTTCGCCCGCATCCTGTTGAATCGGCCTGCGGTGGTGTTTCTGGACGAGTCGACCTCGGCGATGGACGAGGGCCTCGAGTTGATGCTCTACGAGTTGCTGCGTGCCGAACTCCCCGACGCCATCGTGGTGAGTGTGAGCCACCGCGCCACCGTCGAACGGTTCCACAGCCGGCGACTGGAACTGACGGGCGACGGCGAATGGCGGCTGGACAGACTCCCCACCGGCACTGGCGACCACTGGTAACGCCGGTAACAGGCTGGCGAGGTACCTTGCCACAGTGGAAGAGGGAATGTTCGTCCCCACGCTGGACTGGGGCCAAGAGCTCCTGACGTCGCTGCAGTGGATCGGCCAGGCGTGGTTGATCGCCGCGGTGGCGACGCTGTTGATCTGTGTCCTGATCGCGAAGTACACGGTGTGGGGCAGGCAGTTCTGGCGTATCACCGGCGACTACTTCAAAGGACCGGACAGCGTCAAGGTGTGGCTGTGGCTGGCGGTGATCCTGCTGTCGGTGATCTTTGGCGTCCGGCTCACGGTGTTGTTCAGCTTCCAGGGCAACGACATGATGACCAGCTTCCAGGTCGTGGCGGCCGGCGTTGCCGCGGGCGACGACGCAGTAAAGAACTCTGGACGCGACGGCTTCTACCTGTCGATGATC
The sequence above is drawn from the Mycobacterium gallinarum genome and encodes:
- the secA2 gene encoding accessory Sec system translocase SecA2 → MAKTKTRTSGRVSSRFWRMLGASTDRDQASSMAQVSDSAEFDAKAADLDDEQLLKAARLLNLDDLADSADIPQFLAIAREASVRTTSLRPFDVQLHAALRMLAGDVVEMATGEGKTLSGAIAAAGYAIGGRHVHVITINDYLARRDAGWMGPLIEALGLTVGWVTAESTADERRKAYECDVTYGSVNEIGFDVLRDQLVTDVDDLVSPNPDVAVIDEADSVLVDEALVPLVLAGTTHRETPKVELIRMVGELTEGKDYETDSDSRNVHLTESGAQKLEAKLGGINLYSEEHVGSTLTEVNVALHAHVLLQRDVHYIVRDNAVHLINSSRGRIAQLQRWPDGLQAAVEAKEGIETTETGEVLDTITVQALIDRYPTVCGMTGTALAAGEQLRQFYKLGVSPIPPNTPNIREDEEDRVYVTAAAKAAAIVEHIVEVHKTRQPVLVGTRDVAESEDLHERLVKAGVPAVVLNAKNDAEEAAVIAEAGALGSVTVSTQMAGRGTDIRLGGSDEADHDDVAELGGLHVIGTGRHNTERLDNQLRGRAGRQGDPGSSVFFSSWEDDVVAAHLDANKLPMQTDEDGRIVSPKAASYLDSAQRIAEGRMLDVHANTWRYNQLIAQQRAILVERRDTLLRTPTARDELRELSPDRYDELVEQVGEEKLEKICRLIMLYHLDRGWADHLAFLADIRESIHLRALGRQNPLDEFHRMAVDAFASLAADAIEAAQQTFDTAASIEDEPGVDLSKLARPTSTWTYMVHDNPLADDTLSALSLPGVFR
- a CDS encoding GNAT family N-acetyltransferase, whose product is MDVRLHDSVDEFRAFAEPLYRRDPVAHTIELTLLLGGTFPDDSLLLTLWRDGEPLGAALQTPPYPLVCSGIPPSAVDAATAELVDRRPGLPGVRGMRTTALTFAEAWQAMTGQTATVNTEERLYRLGTLRTPVGVRGSGRLATDEDRDLIVDWVGQFFGEAFSGVSNDGAEFVDAAERKGDRFTLWTVDDVLVSMAMLRAPAADASRIGPVFTPPDCRGHGYGSAVTAAAAQLAHRSGTADVVLFADLANPVSNSIYQRIGFEAVADCVRVDFASAG
- a CDS encoding acetolactate synthase; translated protein: MSNDAPASDASSVNAGHLIARRLRASGIDTVFTLSGGHLFSIYDGCHAENIRLIDTRHEQTAAFAAEGWSKVTRVPGVAALTAGPGVTNGMSAMAAAQQNQSPLVVLGGRAPAARWGQGSLQEIDHVPFVAPLTRFAATAQSPDAVGSLIDDALRAAAGVGGQSTGVSFVDFPMDHVFGIAHDDGAPGALPGTSASVPPDANAVDVAVRLLSEAQRPVIMAGTNVWWGHGETALLRVAETLRIPVLMNGMARGTVPADHDLAFSRARSKALREADVAVVIGVPMDFRLGFGGVFGPDTTLLVVDRVQPDRPHPREVAAEMYGDLTTTLAALASATRSDHEAWIADLRTTETTARAAEAAELADDRTPLHPMRVYAELSELLDRDAIVVIDAGDFGSYAGRVIDSYVPGAWLDSGPFGCLGSGPGYALAAKLARPDRQVVLLQGDGAFGFSGMEWDTLVRHGVHVVSIIGNNGIWALEKHPMEMLYGYSVVAELRPGTRYDQVVTALGGHGELVATPADLRPALERAFAAGLPAVVNTLTDPTVAYPRRSNLG
- a CDS encoding FAD-dependent monooxygenase; amino-acid sequence: MPNSSQTQVLIAGAGPVGLTAAIELARRGVDCRIVDPLPEPVQYAKAVGVQPRTLEVFESMGLLGRILDAAVEMHGQIVYVNGEKVGQVEFAIPSDVPFGFIAIPQYATERILREELALRGVEVERGVRVGGFEQDGDGVRVTLTGHGGDQTVQAGFLIGADGAHSVVRKTLGLTFEGAAFEEQYMLGDVEVDWSAPRGYAIRAMHQTDGVTDELLVCIPLPGRGRYRMSMLVPPELSAAPSQGIAHGFEGERKPELSHVQAVLDRLSPEPTTARNMRWSSVFRISHRIVDAYGRGRVFVAGDAAHIHPPTGAQGMNTGIQDAHNLAWKLALAVSGRAAPGLLDSYDAERRPVGEEVVGRTVRSAREGIGADSTDVDYVIRREAQLLINYADSPIVGTDAGARAPDATGLTRAAVTGPLRLFSLFGLGHTLLLYADGGAGPSDVEQFERAADAATAIAGGHLNVYLVAAPGADVAGTVLPLVRDAESNFATAYSATGHSSFLVRPDGYLGFAGAHEDVDALTVHLRKTFN